From Pseudomonas sp. CCI4.2, one genomic window encodes:
- a CDS encoding acyltransferase: protein MAQDRRFHALDSFRGLCALAVVVYHLHVVGSITELQFFSNADLFVEFFFVLSGFVITHAYGSGAPIDFRKFFILRTFRLLPLHVFMLGVFILFEFLKLLAAHKGFAFNKEPFTGQYAPSQILPNLFLIQAWTPLTENLSFNYPAWSISIEYYMYMIFAGVAFFCAAHKKLAWSAISLGAFVLLYNNAGALTEFAYKGLSCFFAGALSYGVFGVKKKNLKTNYVVYSLLEVVSLCLIVMALNSDLTQKTIVCSLLFCGVVTLFAFDAGVVSSLLKTRVFSFLGRLSYSIYLTHVVVLSGLILVFLVLEKRTGLTLAPMMGDVRYIDTGSGLLNNLLVALILLCVVGISYVTYTVIEVNGQKVGRYLINGRLKKIPAVINPV, encoded by the coding sequence ATGGCCCAAGACAGACGATTTCATGCGCTTGATAGTTTTAGAGGGCTGTGTGCCCTCGCTGTGGTTGTTTACCATCTACACGTTGTTGGCAGTATCACCGAGCTGCAATTCTTCAGTAACGCAGACCTGTTCGTCGAGTTCTTCTTTGTCTTGAGCGGCTTTGTCATCACCCACGCTTATGGCTCAGGGGCGCCTATTGATTTCCGTAAATTTTTTATACTCAGGACTTTTCGGCTGCTTCCGCTGCATGTGTTTATGTTAGGTGTGTTCATTTTATTTGAGTTTCTAAAGTTGCTGGCAGCACATAAAGGATTTGCCTTCAATAAAGAACCCTTTACCGGGCAATATGCGCCTTCGCAGATACTGCCCAATTTATTCTTGATTCAAGCCTGGACACCCTTGACGGAGAACCTCTCATTTAACTATCCGGCCTGGAGCATCAGTATCGAGTATTACATGTATATGATATTTGCCGGGGTGGCCTTTTTTTGCGCGGCCCATAAAAAACTCGCGTGGAGCGCAATCTCTTTGGGCGCTTTCGTTCTGTTATATAACAATGCCGGGGCCTTGACTGAGTTCGCTTACAAGGGGCTCTCCTGCTTTTTTGCGGGGGCATTGTCATATGGAGTGTTTGGTGTTAAAAAAAAAAATCTAAAAACTAACTATGTGGTGTATTCACTACTGGAAGTTGTTTCTTTGTGCCTCATCGTGATGGCGCTCAATTCAGATCTGACCCAGAAAACCATCGTCTGCAGCCTGTTATTTTGCGGCGTGGTCACGCTGTTTGCCTTTGACGCGGGGGTGGTATCGAGCCTGCTAAAAACCCGAGTGTTCAGTTTTCTTGGCCGCCTTTCCTACTCGATCTACCTCACCCACGTCGTGGTACTCAGTGGCTTGATATTGGTATTTTTGGTTTTGGAGAAAAGGACCGGGTTGACCTTGGCGCCGATGATGGGGGATGTGAGGTATATCGATACCGGCAGCGGCCTGCTCAATAACCTGTTGGTGGCGTTAATACTCCTGTGTGTGGTCGGTATTTCATACGTGACCTATACGGTCATTGAAGTTAACGGTCAGAAAGTAGGCCGCTATCTCATCAATGGAAGGCTGAAAAAGATTCCTGCAGTGATTAACCCCGTTTAG
- a CDS encoding IS5 family transposase, producing MKQISFADAEYAGKRKRTRREIFLSEMDKVVPWKGLIALIEPHYPKGEGGRPAYPLMAMLRVHLMQNWFGYSDPAMEESLYETTILRQFAGLNLERIPDETTILNFRRLLEKNHLAGGILEVINGYLGDRGLMLRQGTIVDATIIHAPTSTKNKEGKRDPEMHQTKKGNQYFFGMKAHIGVDADTGLTHSVVGTAANVADVTQVDQLLHGEETHLCGDAGYTGVEKRLEHEGREMIWSISARPSSRRKHGEKSVIGRALRKIEYAKSQTRAKVEHPFRVIKRQFGYTKVRFRGLVKNTAQLVTLFALSNLWMARRHLMEPIGQVRPQYGN from the coding sequence ATGAAGCAAATTTCTTTCGCCGATGCCGAGTACGCCGGTAAACGTAAGCGAACCCGCCGTGAGATTTTCCTGAGCGAGATGGACAAGGTCGTCCCCTGGAAGGGGTTGATCGCTTTGATCGAGCCGCATTATCCAAAAGGCGAAGGGGGCCGCCCGGCGTATCCCTTGATGGCCATGTTGCGTGTGCACCTGATGCAGAACTGGTTCGGCTATAGCGATCCAGCAATGGAAGAGTCTCTTTATGAGACCACGATTCTGCGCCAGTTCGCGGGGTTGAATCTGGAACGCATTCCCGACGAAACCACGATTCTCAACTTCCGTCGCCTGCTGGAGAAAAACCATCTTGCCGGGGGAATCCTGGAGGTCATTAATGGCTACCTGGGAGACCGAGGTTTGATGCTTCGTCAGGGCACAATTGTTGATGCCACGATCATTCATGCGCCGACGTCGACCAAGAATAAAGAGGGTAAACGCGACCCCGAAATGCATCAGACCAAGAAAGGTAATCAATATTTTTTCGGGATGAAAGCGCACATCGGAGTAGACGCTGATACGGGTCTGACGCACAGCGTGGTGGGCACGGCAGCCAATGTCGCGGACGTCACTCAAGTCGATCAGTTGCTGCACGGCGAAGAGACCCATCTCTGTGGCGACGCGGGCTACACCGGCGTAGAAAAGCGGCTTGAACATGAGGGGCGCGAGATGATCTGGTCGATCTCCGCCAGGCCCAGCAGCCGCCGCAAACATGGAGAAAAAAGCGTCATTGGCCGTGCGTTGCGCAAGATTGAATACGCCAAATCGCAAACTCGGGCCAAGGTTGAGCACCCGTTTCGGGTGATCAAGCGCCAGTTTGGTTACACCAAGGTGCGGTTTCGCGGGTTGGTAAAGAACACGGCGCAGTTGGTGACACTGTTTGCACTGTCGAATCTGTGGATGGCGCGCCGACATTTGATGGAGCCTATAGGACAGGTGCGTCCGCAGTATGGAAATTAA
- the cfaB gene encoding C17 cyclopropane fatty acid synthase CfaB — MLAQLPTALQNLHLPLRLKLWDGHELDLGPMPSVTIVVKDPQLVSQFTRPSLDLLGSAFVEGRLELEGSIKEVVRVCDELSQALLDDDGPYVPVRSEHDKATDAASISYHYDLSNEFYQLWLDQEMVYSCAYFKTGEETLEQAQQDKFHHLCRKLRLQPGEYLLDVGCGWGGLARFAAREYGVNVFGITLSQEQLTLAQERVIAEGLEDRVELVLLDYRDLPQDGRFDKVVSVGMFEHVGHANLELYAQCLFGAVREGGLVMNHGITAKHTDGRPVGRGAGEFIERYVFPNGQLPHVSMISAFISETGLEIVDVESLRLHYALTLEHWSERLESRLDEASEMVPEQTLRIWRLYLAGCAYAFARGWINLHQILAVKPYADGSHGLPWTREDIYV; from the coding sequence ATGCTCGCGCAACTTCCAACAGCCTTGCAGAATCTTCATCTGCCGCTACGGCTGAAACTGTGGGATGGCCATGAACTCGATCTAGGCCCGATGCCCAGCGTCACCATCGTGGTGAAAGACCCACAATTGGTGTCGCAATTCACGCGTCCCAGCCTCGACCTCCTCGGCAGTGCTTTCGTCGAGGGTCGATTGGAGCTGGAAGGGTCTATCAAGGAAGTAGTCCGCGTCTGCGACGAGCTAAGCCAGGCGTTGCTTGATGATGACGGACCTTATGTGCCGGTTCGCTCAGAGCACGACAAAGCCACCGACGCAGCGTCAATCTCCTACCACTACGATCTGTCCAACGAGTTTTACCAGCTCTGGCTTGATCAAGAGATGGTCTATTCCTGCGCCTATTTCAAGACTGGCGAAGAAACCCTAGAGCAAGCGCAGCAGGACAAGTTTCATCACTTGTGCCGCAAGCTCAGGTTGCAACCAGGGGAATACTTGCTGGACGTCGGCTGCGGCTGGGGTGGATTGGCACGGTTCGCGGCCCGCGAATACGGCGTGAACGTGTTCGGCATCACCTTGAGTCAGGAACAATTGACCCTTGCTCAGGAGCGGGTAATCGCCGAGGGGCTAGAGGATCGGGTGGAGTTGGTGTTGCTTGACTACCGTGATTTGCCTCAGGACGGTCGCTTCGACAAAGTCGTCAGCGTCGGCATGTTCGAACACGTCGGTCATGCGAATCTTGAGTTGTATGCGCAATGCTTGTTCGGTGCCGTCCGCGAAGGCGGGTTGGTGATGAACCACGGCATCACCGCCAAACACACCGACGGCCGTCCAGTTGGACGGGGCGCGGGTGAATTCATTGAGCGTTACGTGTTCCCCAACGGCCAGCTGCCTCACGTGTCGATGATCAGTGCGTTCATCAGCGAGACCGGGCTGGAGATCGTTGACGTTGAGAGCCTGCGGCTGCATTACGCGCTGACCCTCGAACACTGGAGTGAACGCTTGGAATCGCGGCTCGATGAAGCATCGGAGATGGTGCCCGAGCAAACCCTTCGTATTTGGCGCTTGTACCTGGCTGGCTGTGCATACGCGTTTGCAAGGGGCTGGATCAATCTGCATCAAATACTGGCGGTCAAACCATATGCCGATGGCAGCCATGGCTTACCGTGGACGCGGGAAGATATCTACGTTTGA
- a CDS encoding glucan biosynthesis protein D yields MNRRNLLKASLALAAYTGLPATGLFAARAFAATADGDVEHFDFTALQVNAKQLASTPFVDTNEQLPPTLGTMTPQQFNAIQYDPAHSLWGDNKGQLDVQFFHVGMGFKQPIRMYSVDPQTNESREVHFRPEMFNYDKSGVDKSQLKGDLGFAGFKLFKAPEIATHDILSFLGASYFRAVDSSGQYGLSARGLAIDTYAKRKEEFPNFTKFWFETPTKDNTRFVVYALLDSPSATGAYRFDIDCQANQVVMAIDAHINARKDIEQLGIAAMTSMFSCGTHERRMCDTLHPEIHDSDRLAMWRGNGEWICRPLNNPATLQFNAFADKDPKGFGLVQTDHDFSSYQDTVDWYNQRPSLWVEPTTAWGEGSIDLLEIPTTGETLDNIVAFWTPKAPVTAGTSLNFGYKLYWSALPPVGTPLARVHATRSGMGGFIEGWAPGEHHPEVWARRFAVDFTGGGLDRLPEGTRIEPVITVSGGEVKDFNVLVIPDIKGYRVTFDWYPNSDSVAPVELRLFIRTHDRTLSETWLYQYFPPAPDKRRYN; encoded by the coding sequence ATGAATCGCAGGAATCTTCTGAAAGCATCGCTCGCTCTCGCGGCCTATACCGGCCTACCCGCAACGGGGCTATTTGCAGCACGGGCATTCGCAGCCACGGCTGATGGCGACGTCGAGCATTTCGATTTCACGGCCCTGCAAGTCAACGCCAAACAACTGGCTAGCACGCCCTTCGTTGATACCAACGAACAGCTGCCGCCGACCCTGGGGACAATGACCCCCCAACAATTCAACGCCATCCAATACGACCCGGCGCACTCGTTGTGGGGCGACAACAAAGGTCAGTTGGACGTGCAATTTTTTCATGTCGGCATGGGCTTCAAACAGCCGATTCGCATGTACAGCGTCGACCCCCAGACCAACGAGTCGCGGGAGGTGCATTTTCGGCCGGAAATGTTCAATTACGACAAGAGCGGCGTCGATAAATCGCAGCTCAAGGGCGACTTGGGCTTCGCCGGGTTCAAGCTGTTCAAAGCCCCGGAAATCGCGACCCATGACATTCTGTCGTTTCTCGGCGCCAGCTACTTCCGCGCCGTGGACAGCTCCGGGCAATACGGGCTGTCCGCCCGGGGCCTGGCCATCGACACCTATGCCAAGCGCAAGGAAGAATTTCCCAACTTCACCAAGTTCTGGTTCGAGACGCCGACCAAGGACAACACCCGCTTCGTTGTCTACGCCTTGCTCGACTCCCCCAGTGCGACCGGCGCTTACCGTTTCGATATCGACTGTCAGGCCAATCAAGTGGTCATGGCCATCGACGCCCACATCAACGCCCGCAAGGACATTGAGCAGTTGGGCATCGCGGCGATGACCAGCATGTTCAGCTGCGGCACTCACGAGCGGCGCATGTGCGACACCCTCCACCCGGAAATCCACGACTCGGACCGCCTGGCCATGTGGCGCGGCAACGGTGAGTGGATATGCCGTCCGCTGAACAATCCGGCCACCTTGCAATTCAACGCATTCGCCGACAAAGACCCCAAGGGTTTTGGCCTGGTCCAGACCGACCACGATTTTTCCAGCTACCAAGACACCGTCGATTGGTACAACCAGCGACCGAGCCTGTGGGTCGAGCCCACCACTGCGTGGGGCGAAGGTTCGATAGACCTGCTGGAAATTCCGACCACGGGAGAAACCCTGGATAACATCGTGGCGTTCTGGACCCCCAAAGCCCCCGTGACGGCGGGTACGTCCCTGAACTTCGGTTACAAGCTCTACTGGAGCGCTTTGCCCCCGGTCGGTACGCCGCTGGCACGGGTGCATGCCACACGCTCCGGAATGGGCGGCTTCATTGAGGGCTGGGCGCCGGGCGAGCATCACCCAGAAGTCTGGGCGCGCCGATTTGCAGTCGACTTCACCGGAGGCGGTCTGGATCGATTGCCCGAGGGCACCCGCATTGAACCTGTGATTACCGTCTCAGGCGGCGAAGTAAAAGACTTCAACGTGTTGGTGATTCCGGACATCAAGGGCTATCGCGTGACGTTCGACTGGTACCCCAACAGCGACTCAGTGGCACCCGTCGAACTGCGCCTTTTCATTCGCACCCACGACAGAACGCTGAGCGAAACCTGGCTCTACCAATATTTCCCGCCAGCACCTGACAAACGCCGCTATAACTGA
- a CDS encoding protease modulator HflC, with protein sequence MSLFHSHDHHDHSDHDHGHAGHHHGHQHGDTSTPAAFPWRRTALAVLLIAFAVAAASLVQVRSGEATVITRFGNPSRVLLDPGLSWRWPAPFEATIPVDLRLRTTSSGLQDVGTRDGLRIIVQAYVAWQVQADPDNVQRFMRAVQNQPDEAARQIRTFVGSALETTAASFDLSSLINTDANQVKITAFENQLRHQIEQQLLSTYGVRVLQVGVERLTLPSVTLNATVDRMRAERETIATERTAVGKREAAQIRSAAERDARIVEADATVKAADIEAQSRVEAAQIYGKAYAGSPQLYNLLRSLDTLGTVITPGTKLILRTDAAPFRVLVDGPPTLDGKSGSQP encoded by the coding sequence TTGAGTCTGTTTCATTCCCACGATCATCACGATCACTCCGACCATGACCACGGTCACGCTGGGCATCACCATGGCCATCAGCATGGCGACACGTCTACTCCCGCCGCTTTCCCGTGGCGCCGAACGGCGTTGGCGGTGTTATTGATCGCTTTTGCAGTGGCGGCGGCCAGTCTGGTGCAAGTGCGTTCGGGCGAAGCGACGGTGATTACCCGTTTCGGCAACCCCTCTCGAGTATTGCTTGATCCGGGTTTGAGCTGGCGTTGGCCGGCGCCGTTCGAGGCAACGATTCCGGTGGACCTGCGGTTGCGCACCACTTCCAGTGGTCTGCAAGACGTGGGTACTCGCGATGGCCTGCGGATTATCGTCCAGGCCTACGTCGCCTGGCAGGTGCAGGCCGATCCCGACAACGTGCAGCGCTTCATGCGGGCCGTGCAGAATCAGCCCGACGAAGCGGCGCGGCAAATCCGTACCTTTGTCGGCTCAGCGCTGGAAACCACAGCGGCCAGTTTTGACCTGTCCAGCTTGATCAATACCGATGCCAATCAAGTAAAAATCACGGCGTTCGAAAACCAGCTGCGCCATCAAATCGAACAGCAACTGCTCTCCACCTATGGCGTGCGCGTCCTACAGGTCGGTGTCGAGCGTCTGACCTTGCCGTCGGTGACGCTGAACGCGACGGTGGACCGCATGCGTGCCGAACGTGAAACCATCGCCACCGAACGAACAGCAGTGGGTAAGCGCGAGGCCGCTCAGATCCGCTCGGCAGCAGAGCGTGACGCCCGTATCGTCGAGGCTGACGCCACGGTCAAAGCGGCGGATATCGAAGCACAATCACGGGTCGAAGCGGCACAGATTTATGGCAAGGCGTATGCCGGATCGCCGCAGCTTTACAACTTGCTGCGCTCGTTGGACACCTTGGGCACGGTGATCACGCCGGGGACTAAATTGATTCTGCGCACTGACGCAGCACCGTTCCGCGTATTGGTTGATGGGCCGCCAACGCTGGACGGTAAAAGCGGATCGCAACCATGA
- a CDS encoding protease modulator HflK: MRVDLDGESVGLDGLPRFQRAAFHARRLQRLCYGLAALGLFSFVLAMFAMLFSPATLWSAVLINNAAALWVLVAGLQSAYWIAHWRAQTLAAAHVSAVIEPLPTDAEPITDEPIGWSDRLLSRISGSGVSLLAQVGPPTLWLGGWALLAILVVKWAWNLSLVGSSVGPMGTVVGAVALLLAFGLLVLERQLTHELPAEWPEAAQMAQLTRVVIACLLLSALCLFFSTPDRLWPVRLAVLIGLLPVLVALELLLRAVMSLFSPRTERIEPRLLASSFVAGLLRWPPQPLLALQNELHNRFGIDLRQIWAFTYMRRAFLPVLAVVLGLGWVLSGVHEIPMQGRGIYERFGKPVQVFGPGLHTGLPWPFGRVLAVENGVVHELATSVSESNAVEQVLEPAEGPAPLSANRLWDASHINEKSQVIASSAGDKPSTQKQSFQIVNMDVRFVYRIGLTDQAAMAATYNSADVPTLIRSTASRILVHDFASRTLDELLGEQRAALSSDIGDAVQADLKKLDSGVEILATVVESIHPPAGAANAYHAVQAAQIGAQALISRERGAASEQSNLAELNASVEKDNASAAAREVMALAQGADLRFSAERKAYDQAGQAFLLEQYLTQLSQGLVHAKLLILDHRLGGNIAPTIDLRTFTLPADPTAPSKAVH; the protein is encoded by the coding sequence ATGCGGGTTGATCTGGATGGCGAAAGCGTTGGCCTTGATGGCTTGCCGCGCTTTCAAAGGGCCGCTTTTCATGCCCGTCGGTTGCAGCGGCTTTGTTACGGGCTGGCGGCATTGGGCTTGTTCAGCTTTGTCCTGGCAATGTTCGCGATGCTTTTTTCGCCTGCGACGTTGTGGTCCGCGGTTCTGATTAATAACGCCGCAGCGTTGTGGGTGTTGGTGGCAGGTTTGCAGTCCGCGTATTGGATCGCCCATTGGCGCGCGCAAACCCTGGCCGCTGCGCACGTTTCGGCGGTGATCGAGCCGTTGCCGACAGACGCAGAACCCATCACCGACGAGCCCATCGGCTGGTCTGACCGCCTGTTGAGCCGCATCAGCGGCAGCGGCGTTTCGCTGCTGGCCCAAGTGGGGCCGCCGACGTTATGGCTGGGTGGCTGGGCGTTGCTGGCCATTCTGGTGGTGAAATGGGCCTGGAACCTGAGCCTCGTTGGATCGAGTGTTGGCCCGATGGGCACTGTCGTCGGCGCCGTTGCACTGTTACTGGCCTTCGGGTTGTTGGTGCTGGAACGCCAACTGACCCACGAATTGCCGGCCGAGTGGCCTGAAGCCGCACAAATGGCGCAACTGACGCGGGTCGTGATCGCCTGCTTGTTGCTCAGTGCGTTGTGCCTGTTTTTCTCCACACCTGACCGTCTCTGGCCAGTCCGACTGGCTGTATTGATCGGCTTGTTGCCTGTGCTGGTGGCGCTGGAATTATTGCTCCGGGCCGTCATGTCGCTGTTTAGCCCGCGCACAGAGCGGATCGAGCCGCGACTGCTGGCCAGCAGTTTTGTCGCGGGACTGCTGCGCTGGCCACCGCAGCCCTTGTTGGCGCTGCAGAACGAATTGCATAACCGATTCGGCATCGACCTGCGCCAGATATGGGCGTTCACCTACATGCGCCGGGCTTTTTTGCCGGTGTTGGCGGTGGTGTTGGGGCTAGGTTGGGTGCTGAGCGGTGTGCATGAAATACCAATGCAGGGCCGAGGCATCTATGAGCGTTTCGGCAAACCGGTGCAAGTCTTCGGTCCGGGCTTGCACACCGGTTTACCCTGGCCTTTCGGGCGCGTGTTGGCAGTAGAAAATGGTGTTGTCCACGAGTTGGCAACCAGCGTTTCAGAATCCAATGCCGTCGAGCAGGTCCTTGAGCCCGCTGAAGGGCCGGCGCCCCTGAGTGCCAACCGTCTGTGGGACGCCAGCCATATCAACGAAAAATCCCAAGTCATCGCCAGCAGTGCAGGTGACAAGCCTTCGACCCAAAAGCAGAGCTTCCAGATCGTCAATATGGACGTGCGGTTTGTCTATCGAATCGGCCTGACCGATCAGGCGGCGATGGCGGCAACCTACAACAGCGCCGATGTTCCTACGCTGATTCGCAGCACCGCGAGCCGAATATTGGTCCACGATTTTGCATCGCGGACCCTGGATGAGTTACTCGGAGAACAACGCGCCGCGTTGTCTTCCGACATCGGTGACGCTGTCCAAGCAGACCTGAAGAAGCTCGACAGCGGCGTAGAAATTTTAGCCACTGTCGTGGAGTCTATTCACCCACCCGCTGGGGCGGCCAACGCCTACCATGCGGTGCAGGCGGCGCAAATCGGCGCCCAGGCGTTGATTTCACGGGAGCGGGGCGCAGCCAGCGAGCAATCGAACTTGGCCGAACTTAACGCCAGCGTGGAGAAAGACAATGCGTCTGCGGCAGCCCGCGAAGTAATGGCGTTGGCTCAAGGCGCAGACCTGCGCTTCAGCGCCGAGCGTAAGGCGTATGACCAGGCGGGCCAGGCTTTTTTGCTTGAGCAATACCTGACGCAGCTGAGCCAGGGCTTGGTCCACGCCAAGCTGTTGATTCTCGATCATCGACTCGGCGGCAACATTGCACCGACCATCGATTTGCGTACTTTCACGTTACCGGCAGACCCAACGGCGCCGAGTAAAGCCGTCCATTAA
- a CDS encoding protease modulator HflK, producing the protein MSEVVTERPAVNSSWLQASRLAFLGLYAVTLLAALGWALSNVRQIDPQNRAVVLRLGALERIQHAGLLTAWPQPFEQVVLLPSADRVIERRVETLLRSKPALDADRISSFATPMSDALAGSGYLLTGDAGVVQLDVTVYYKVTDPYAYVLQGEHVLPALDRLVNSSTVALTAARDLDTILVARPEMVSPDSKSAERRERLRGDLVRGINQRLTALAATGVGLGIEISRVDVQSSLPASAVNAFNAVLTASQLADQAVANARTEAEKLTQTATQQADRTVQVAHAQASERLAKAQAETATVTSLAQSIRDKSDPGLLMRIYRERVPKILGQAGSVTTVDPHDDSHLIIQGAEK; encoded by the coding sequence ATGAGTGAAGTCGTTACTGAACGGCCTGCAGTCAATAGCTCCTGGTTGCAGGCCAGCCGTTTGGCTTTTCTCGGTTTGTACGCGGTAACGTTGCTCGCGGCATTGGGATGGGCGTTGTCTAACGTGCGTCAGATTGACCCGCAGAACCGCGCCGTGGTCCTGCGTCTCGGCGCTCTGGAGCGTATTCAACACGCCGGTCTGCTGACGGCGTGGCCGCAACCGTTCGAGCAGGTGGTGTTGCTGCCGTCGGCGGATCGAGTGATTGAACGTCGGGTCGAAACCCTGCTGCGCTCAAAGCCAGCGTTGGACGCAGATCGAATCTCAAGCTTCGCCACGCCGATGAGCGATGCGTTGGCGGGCTCAGGGTATTTGTTGACCGGTGATGCGGGCGTCGTACAGCTGGACGTGACGGTGTATTACAAAGTGACCGACCCGTATGCCTACGTCTTGCAGGGCGAACATGTGCTGCCTGCGCTGGACCGTCTGGTCAATAGCAGCACGGTGGCGCTCACCGCAGCGCGGGATCTAGACACGATTTTAGTGGCACGTCCCGAGATGGTCAGCCCCGACAGCAAGTCTGCCGAGCGCCGTGAACGTCTGCGTGGCGATCTGGTACGCGGGATCAATCAGCGCCTGACAGCACTGGCGGCTACGGGTGTCGGACTGGGCATCGAAATCTCTCGGGTGGATGTGCAATCGAGCCTGCCGGCTTCGGCCGTCAATGCGTTTAACGCAGTGCTGACCGCCAGCCAACTCGCCGATCAGGCGGTGGCTAACGCCCGTACCGAAGCGGAAAAACTCACGCAAACCGCCACGCAGCAAGCGGATCGCACCGTGCAAGTGGCGCATGCCCAAGCCTCTGAGCGCTTGGCGAAAGCCCAGGCAGAGACCGCCACAGTAACGAGTTTGGCGCAGTCGATTCGCGACAAGAGCGATCCGGGTCTGCTGATGCGGATCTACCGAGAGCGCGTGCCAAAAATTCTTGGGCAAGCCGGTTCCGTGACCACGGTCGACCCCCATGACGATTCCCACCTGATTATTCAGGGAGCAGAAAAATGA
- a CDS encoding heavy metal translocating P-type ATPase — translation MSAHAATTEPESSEVPVSMLSNAEQRSAARQLTLAMLALGLLALGLVWRFFVPEQTGVSQLLLGAASLLVAVPVVSAGWHSLRYPSLHGITDQLIALAMLGAWATGDLTTAALLPIIMIFGHVLEERSVIGSQEAIQALGRLTRSHARLIEANGTVREVDNSVLVAGDLVEVRAGDRVPADGVVRSGQASLDTAPITGESVPLEARVGIEVFGGAINLDGLLRIEVTRIGNESTLGKVIALMQSAERSKPPITRLLERYAGSYMVLVLMIAAVTWFITNDAQAMLAVLVAACPCALVLSAPATAIAGIAVAARHGILIRSSAFLEELADLTSLVVDKTGTLTYGTLRLQSIQAVLTQQATLLPLAASLGSASSHPVSRALAGLVEKDQLLVLTDIHERQGLGVVAKTEHGLAALGRPELFEQLNISTSPVPNHDGPIAGIAVDGVFLAWLLLADSLKPEARQALAELRELGLGRQLLLTGDRQSVADSLALEVGISDIEAQALPEDKLNRVMGEISSGFRPMVVGDGINDSLALKAGVVGVAMGAGGADIALASADIVLIGSDLRRLGTCVRLSRQCRRTLHVNVIIGLGWTLAIVAMAAFGFLGAAGAMIAALLHNLSTLLVLGNAGRLLRFQEPLLKLETKPEA, via the coding sequence ATGAGTGCCCACGCTGCGACAACTGAACCCGAGTCCTCCGAAGTCCCGGTCAGCATGCTCAGCAATGCCGAGCAACGGAGTGCCGCTCGGCAATTGACCTTGGCCATGCTCGCCTTGGGTTTGTTGGCATTGGGGCTCGTTTGGCGATTTTTCGTACCGGAACAAACCGGCGTCAGTCAGCTGTTGTTGGGTGCAGCGTCTTTGCTGGTCGCGGTGCCAGTGGTCAGCGCCGGTTGGCACAGCCTGCGTTACCCAAGCCTGCATGGCATCACCGACCAGTTGATTGCGCTGGCGATGCTCGGCGCCTGGGCCACTGGCGATTTAACGACCGCCGCGTTACTGCCCATCATCATGATCTTTGGCCATGTGCTGGAAGAGCGCAGCGTTATCGGTTCTCAAGAAGCCATTCAAGCCCTGGGGCGTTTGACCCGCAGCCATGCGCGGTTGATCGAGGCTAATGGCACGGTGCGTGAGGTGGATAACTCGGTGTTGGTGGCGGGCGATTTGGTGGAAGTCCGCGCAGGTGACCGGGTGCCGGCCGACGGCGTTGTGCGCTCCGGGCAAGCCAGCCTTGATACCGCGCCGATTACCGGTGAATCGGTGCCGCTTGAAGCGCGAGTCGGTATCGAAGTTTTCGGCGGTGCGATCAATCTCGATGGTCTGTTGCGTATCGAAGTAACGCGCATCGGCAACGAATCAACCTTGGGCAAAGTCATCGCGCTGATGCAAAGCGCTGAACGCTCCAAGCCGCCGATCACCCGTCTGCTGGAACGCTATGCCGGCAGTTACATGGTGTTGGTCTTGATGATTGCGGCGGTGACTTGGTTTATCACCAATGATGCGCAAGCGATGCTGGCGGTACTGGTGGCGGCGTGCCCCTGCGCGCTGGTGTTATCGGCGCCTGCGACGGCGATTGCCGGGATCGCGGTGGCCGCACGGCACGGTATTTTGATCCGCAGTTCGGCGTTTCTCGAAGAGCTGGCGGACTTGACGTCATTGGTCGTCGATAAGACGGGGACCTTGACCTACGGCACCCTTCGGCTGCAATCGATTCAAGCGGTATTGACGCAGCAGGCGACGTTATTGCCGCTGGCGGCGAGCCTCGGGTCGGCCAGCAGTCACCCGGTCAGCCGTGCATTGGCAGGGTTGGTGGAAAAAGATCAATTGCTGGTGCTGACCGACATTCACGAGCGGCAAGGCTTGGGCGTCGTCGCTAAAACAGAACATGGCCTCGCGGCGCTGGGTCGGCCTGAGCTGTTTGAACAACTGAACATCAGTACATCGCCAGTTCCGAATCACGACGGTCCGATTGCCGGGATCGCGGTGGACGGTGTGTTTTTGGCATGGCTGTTGCTGGCTGACAGCCTCAAGCCTGAAGCACGACAGGCGCTCGCCGAACTGCGTGAGCTGGGGCTGGGTCGTCAGTTGCTGCTGACCGGTGACCGCCAAAGCGTGGCCGACAGCCTTGCGCTTGAGGTGGGTATCAGCGACATCGAGGCCCAGGCGTTGCCCGAAGACAAGCTCAATCGGGTGATGGGCGAAATCAGCAGCGGTTTCCGGCCGATGGTGGTGGGCGACGGGATCAACGACTCACTGGCGCTTAAGGCCGGGGTGGTGGGCGTGGCGATGGGGGCGGGCGGAGCAGATATCGCACTGGCGTCCGCGGACATCGTATTGATTGGCAGCGACCTTCGACGATTGGGCACCTGCGTGCGTTTAAGCCGTCAGTGCCGTCGGACCTTGCACGTCAATGTGATCATCGGCTTGGGTTGGACCTTGGCCATCGTTGCCATGGCAGCCTTCGGTTTTCTGGGGGCGGCGGGTGCGATGATCGCTGCGCTTTTGCACAACCTCAGCACCTTATTGGTCCTCGGAAATGCCGGTCGCTTGCTGCGTTTTCAGGAGCCTCTACTAAAGTTGGAGACCAAGCCAGAGGCCTAG